A genomic region of Hydrogenovibrio crunogenus contains the following coding sequences:
- the acpS gene encoding holo-ACP synthase — protein sequence MIVGIGTDLVEIARIAALMAKRNEVFAKRILVQSELECFEQHAQPEKFLAKRWAAKEAISKALGTGFTQGVSFTDMMITHTDQGQPLVELTGKTADIAQQLGINSWSISISDEVHYAVAFVIAENHA from the coding sequence ATGATTGTCGGTATCGGAACAGACCTTGTCGAAATCGCTAGAATAGCTGCTTTGATGGCGAAAAGAAATGAGGTGTTTGCAAAGCGCATTCTGGTACAAAGCGAACTGGAGTGCTTTGAACAGCATGCACAACCTGAAAAATTTTTAGCCAAGCGATGGGCGGCAAAAGAAGCCATTTCTAAGGCACTGGGGACAGGGTTTACGCAAGGGGTGTCCTTTACCGATATGATGATCACTCATACAGACCAAGGTCAGCCACTTGTTGAGTTGACGGGAAAAACAGCAGATATCGCCCAGCAATTGGGAATCAATTCTTGGTCCATCAGTATCAGCGATGAAGTCCATTACGCAGTGGCTTTTGTCATTGCTGAAAATCACGCTTAA
- the fliO gene encoding flagellar biosynthetic protein FliO — MKYLHHKIFQAWLFFALLGANFSVFSATAETQPLSSTLEPSSYITQISLSLIFILLIIFAAAWLLKRFGRINGLAGSQMKVLGVMSLGQRERVVLMEVGQKQLLIGVTASRVSLLHELEERVEVEETQPVGNAFAKRLQEALNRKESS; from the coding sequence ATGAAATATTTACATCATAAAATCTTCCAGGCCTGGTTGTTTTTTGCTCTTTTAGGGGCTAATTTTTCTGTTTTTTCAGCAACCGCTGAAACGCAACCTCTTTCCTCTACGCTTGAACCGAGTAGTTATATCACCCAAATTTCCCTGTCACTTATTTTTATATTGCTGATAATTTTTGCTGCGGCGTGGTTATTGAAACGCTTTGGCAGAATTAACGGTTTGGCAGGTTCTCAAATGAAAGTGTTAGGGGTTATGAGCCTAGGGCAGCGAGAGCGAGTGGTATTGATGGAAGTTGGTCAAAAACAGTTATTGATTGGTGTGACCGCAAGCCGTGTTTCTTTGCTTCATGAACTTGAAGAGCGGGTTGAGGTTGAAGAAACACAACCTGTCGGAAACGCTTTTGCAAAACGTTTACAAGAAGCGTTGAATAGAAAAGAAAGTTCTTAA
- the fliP gene encoding flagellar type III secretion system pore protein FliP (The bacterial flagellar biogenesis protein FliP forms a type III secretion system (T3SS)-type pore required for flagellar assembly.): MKKYLHSLFGIGLLLFPILAFSEPGIPAFTVETDASGNQDYTLTMQILLLMTGLTLLPAALIAMTSFLRIVVVLALLRQALGTMQTPSNQVLIGLALFLTLFIMSPVLDKIYDTAVSPYLEEQIKFKEAIDIAKTPVHQFMIQQTRADDLGMFAEMADIQLTDPQSVPFKVLIPAYMTSELKTAFQIGFMIFIPFLIIDLVVATLLMSMGMMMLSPMIISLPFKIMLFVLIDGWALIMGTLANSFVVSGGSI; the protein is encoded by the coding sequence ATGAAAAAATACCTTCACTCCTTGTTTGGCATTGGTCTTTTACTTTTTCCTATTTTGGCTTTTTCTGAACCGGGGATTCCTGCCTTTACTGTAGAAACGGATGCGTCAGGGAATCAAGACTATACCCTCACCATGCAGATATTGTTGTTGATGACGGGGTTGACCCTGTTGCCGGCAGCGCTGATTGCCATGACGTCATTTCTGCGAATTGTGGTGGTGTTGGCGTTACTCCGCCAAGCTTTGGGAACCATGCAGACACCATCCAATCAGGTTCTGATAGGTTTGGCCTTGTTTTTAACCTTATTTATTATGTCTCCGGTGTTGGATAAAATTTATGACACGGCAGTCAGTCCTTATTTAGAGGAACAAATTAAGTTTAAAGAAGCCATTGATATCGCGAAAACCCCTGTCCACCAGTTTATGATTCAACAGACCCGAGCTGATGATTTAGGGATGTTTGCCGAAATGGCTGACATTCAGTTGACGGATCCTCAATCGGTTCCTTTTAAGGTTTTGATTCCGGCCTACATGACCAGTGAATTGAAAACGGCTTTCCAGATTGGGTTTATGATTTTTATCCCATTTTTAATTATTGATTTGGTGGTGGCGACCCTATTGATGTCGATGGGGATGATGATGTTGTCGCCGATGATTATCTCATTGCCATTCAAGATTATGCTGTTTGTGCTGATTGATGGCTGGGCTTTGATTATGGGAACGCTCGCTAATAGCTTTGTTGTATCAGGGGGAAGTATCTGA
- the fliQ gene encoding flagellar biosynthesis protein FliQ, which produces MTPEFVLTIGQKMLEVVAMLAAPLLLPALAVGLLVGMFQAATQINEMTLSFIPKVAVVGLVLVLAGPWMLTTLISFSRELIENIPAFIG; this is translated from the coding sequence ATGACACCCGAATTTGTATTGACGATTGGTCAAAAAATGTTAGAAGTGGTTGCTATGTTAGCAGCCCCTTTGTTGTTGCCGGCTTTGGCGGTTGGGTTACTGGTCGGTATGTTTCAGGCCGCTACTCAGATTAACGAAATGACCTTGAGTTTTATTCCAAAAGTTGCTGTAGTTGGGCTTGTTTTGGTCTTGGCAGGGCCTTGGATGCTAACGACATTAATCTCTTTTTCACGAGAGTTGATTGAAAATATTCCGGCCTTTATCGGTTAA
- the fliR gene encoding flagellar biosynthetic protein FliR yields the protein MSFSYTEFLQLLGLYFWPFIRISGMLLMVPILSGSYVPINVRLLVAVFITLAIAPSMTLPPPVDPFTWHGILLIVQQLGIGVTIGLIFALVFQAFVIAGHLASMSMGLAMASMVDPATGVNTPIIGRYFTIIATLLFLLMNGHVLVFKAVLQSFETLPIGLHFFTQDSLKLIYGFGSQMFESGVTIALPLVTALLLVNIAFGIVARAAPALNIFAVGFPVTLLAGLIMLVFITPLLYPNLQILMRASVELLAQLKLNS from the coding sequence ATGAGCTTTAGCTATACGGAGTTTCTTCAATTGTTGGGGCTTTATTTTTGGCCTTTTATCCGTATTAGCGGCATGCTATTAATGGTTCCGATTTTATCGGGTAGTTATGTCCCGATAAATGTTCGATTGTTGGTTGCTGTGTTTATCACGCTTGCCATTGCGCCTTCTATGACGTTGCCTCCACCAGTTGATCCATTTACTTGGCATGGTATTTTGTTGATTGTGCAGCAACTGGGGATTGGGGTAACGATTGGGCTGATCTTTGCACTTGTTTTCCAAGCCTTTGTTATAGCCGGGCATTTGGCTTCTATGTCAATGGGGCTGGCAATGGCGAGTATGGTTGACCCCGCGACGGGGGTGAATACTCCCATCATTGGGCGCTATTTTACGATTATAGCCACGTTGCTGTTTTTGTTGATGAATGGCCATGTATTGGTTTTTAAAGCTGTTTTACAAAGTTTTGAAACTTTGCCGATTGGATTGCACTTTTTTACGCAAGACAGTTTAAAGTTGATTTACGGCTTTGGTAGCCAGATGTTTGAATCAGGGGTGACGATTGCATTGCCTCTAGTAACGGCTTTGCTTTTAGTCAATATCGCATTTGGGATCGTGGCGAGGGCAGCACCAGCGTTAAATATTTTTGCAGTCGGGTTTCCGGTTACGTTATTGGCGGGCTTGATTATGTTGGTCTTTATTACGCCGTTGTTGTATCCGAACTTACAAATTCTAATGAGAGCAAGTGTTGAGTTGTTGGCTCAGTTGAAATTAAATTCATGA
- the flhB gene encoding flagellar biosynthesis protein FlhB has product MAENEDGTEKSEEPSEKKLREAREKGQVPRSRELTTLLMTLGAAVFLYFFGAQMMQDFETLFVKGLSFDRSHAYDFEMATNLILGLVVHSIYMIVPFLLLMVLIAVVSPMLLGGWNFSTQALAPKISKLNPVSGIKKMFSMNALMELFKAFAKFTLVSVVAGFFLWYSYEEIISIGIEPPKQALAHAGQLIVEAFIFVSLSLIVIAAIDVPFQVHQHVTQLKMTKQEVKEEHKQQEGSPEVKGRIRQLQREMSQKRMMQKVPEADVVITNPTHFAVALKYAPDEMAEPMVLALGSDFMAAQIRTLAKEHNIPLIEAPPLARALYYNAEVDRPIPYELFRAVAAILAYVYQLRDGKRADRVDFDNLPIPEEMKTDEVPGGSE; this is encoded by the coding sequence ATGGCTGAAAACGAAGACGGTACAGAAAAATCCGAAGAACCCTCCGAGAAAAAGCTTCGGGAAGCTCGTGAAAAAGGGCAGGTCCCTCGTTCTAGGGAGTTGACAACGCTGTTGATGACATTAGGGGCGGCGGTCTTCTTGTATTTTTTCGGCGCACAAATGATGCAGGACTTTGAAACCCTATTCGTTAAAGGGTTAAGTTTTGATCGTTCTCATGCTTATGATTTCGAGATGGCGACTAACCTTATTTTGGGGTTGGTTGTTCACTCAATCTATATGATTGTACCTTTTTTGCTGCTGATGGTTCTGATTGCTGTTGTTTCACCTATGTTGTTAGGGGGATGGAATTTCAGCACGCAAGCATTGGCACCCAAAATCAGCAAGTTAAATCCCGTGAGTGGGATTAAGAAAATGTTTTCGATGAATGCGCTGATGGAGTTATTTAAGGCCTTCGCGAAATTTACATTGGTTTCGGTCGTTGCAGGTTTCTTTTTGTGGTATTCCTATGAAGAAATTATCAGTATCGGAATAGAACCACCTAAGCAGGCTTTAGCGCATGCGGGTCAGTTGATTGTGGAAGCGTTTATTTTTGTCAGCTTATCTTTAATAGTGATTGCCGCCATTGATGTTCCGTTTCAGGTTCATCAGCATGTGACACAGCTTAAGATGACCAAGCAGGAAGTTAAGGAAGAGCATAAGCAGCAAGAAGGGAGTCCTGAGGTTAAAGGGCGTATTCGACAACTTCAAAGAGAGATGTCGCAAAAGCGGATGATGCAAAAAGTGCCTGAGGCGGATGTGGTGATTACGAACCCAACGCATTTTGCAGTCGCATTGAAGTATGCGCCTGACGAAATGGCTGAACCGATGGTTTTAGCACTGGGATCGGATTTTATGGCCGCCCAAATCAGGACCTTAGCAAAAGAACATAATATTCCGTTAATAGAAGCTCCCCCTCTAGCGCGTGCTTTATACTATAATGCGGAAGTTGATCGTCCAATTCCGTATGAATTATTTAGAGCGGTAGCTGCGATACTGGCTTATGTATATCAGTTACGGGATGGTAAACGAGCCGATCGTGTAGATTTTGACAACCTTCCTATTCCAGAGGA